Proteins from a genomic interval of Tenacibaculum sp. SZ-18:
- the serA gene encoding phosphoglycerate dehydrogenase yields MSKYYIFDFDSTLTKVEALDVLAEITLANNPKKEEVIEEIIKITNLGIDGEISFTQSLERRIKLLNAKRSDLDLLIDELRKRVSSSIENNKEFFESYSNNIYVISAGFKEFIVPIVAEYNIPAERVFANTFEFSNEGSIIGFDRDNILAVHNGKIECLQNLGLDGEIQMIGDGYSDYVTKEAGVADKFFAYTENVQREKTIQNADYITPNLDDFLFINDLPRNISYPKNRIKMLLLENIHADAYEKFSTDGFTVETVSKSLPEDELIEKLKDVHVLGIRSKTQVTKIVIENAPRLLAVGAFCIGTKQIDLEACKENGIVVFNAPYSNTRSVVELAIGEIIMLMRSVFQRSTEIHNGEWNKTAQGSREVRGKKLGIVGYGNIGKQLSVLAEALGMDVYYYDVEDKLALGNATKMNSLSDLLAISDVVTLHVDDNSLNKNYIGEKEISQMKDGAHLVNLSRGFVVDIPALTEALKSGKLAGAAVDVYPEEPRKNGEFYTDLKGLSNVILTPHVGGSTEEAQRDIADFVPGKIMAYINSGNTVDAVNFPNIRLPKQENAHRFLHIHKNVSGVMANINKVVAEYGLNIVGQYLSTDSKVGYVITDVDKDYNQEVIQELKNIEGTIRFRVLY; encoded by the coding sequence ATGAGTAAATACTATATTTTTGATTTCGATAGCACGCTTACTAAAGTTGAAGCGTTAGATGTTCTAGCGGAAATTACGCTAGCAAACAATCCTAAAAAGGAAGAAGTCATAGAAGAAATTATTAAGATTACAAATTTAGGAATCGATGGTGAAATTTCTTTCACACAGTCTTTAGAACGCAGGATTAAATTATTGAACGCAAAACGATCCGACTTAGATTTGTTAATTGATGAATTAAGAAAAAGAGTTTCATCATCCATTGAAAATAACAAAGAATTTTTTGAATCTTATTCTAATAATATTTATGTAATATCTGCTGGTTTTAAAGAATTTATTGTTCCTATTGTTGCAGAATATAATATTCCTGCCGAAAGAGTTTTTGCAAATACTTTTGAATTCAGTAATGAAGGAAGTATTATTGGCTTCGACAGAGATAATATTTTAGCTGTTCATAACGGAAAAATTGAATGTTTACAAAATTTGGGTTTGGATGGAGAAATCCAAATGATTGGAGATGGTTATAGTGATTATGTAACAAAAGAAGCAGGTGTTGCTGATAAATTTTTCGCGTATACAGAAAATGTACAACGGGAAAAAACAATTCAAAATGCCGATTATATTACACCGAATTTAGACGATTTTTTATTTATAAACGATTTGCCAAGAAATATATCTTATCCAAAAAATCGTATCAAAATGTTATTATTAGAGAATATACATGCTGATGCGTACGAAAAGTTTTCTACTGATGGATTTACTGTGGAAACAGTATCGAAAAGTCTACCAGAGGATGAATTAATTGAGAAGTTAAAAGATGTTCATGTATTAGGAATTCGTTCCAAAACGCAGGTAACTAAAATAGTAATTGAAAATGCACCAAGGTTATTAGCTGTTGGAGCATTCTGTATTGGAACAAAACAAATCGATTTAGAAGCTTGTAAAGAAAACGGAATTGTAGTTTTCAATGCTCCATATAGTAATACACGTTCAGTTGTTGAGTTAGCTATTGGTGAAATTATCATGTTAATGCGTAGTGTTTTTCAACGTAGTACTGAAATCCATAATGGAGAATGGAATAAAACAGCTCAAGGTTCAAGAGAAGTTCGTGGAAAGAAATTAGGAATCGTTGGATACGGAAATATCGGAAAACAACTTTCAGTCTTAGCAGAAGCTTTAGGAATGGATGTTTATTATTACGACGTTGAAGATAAATTAGCATTAGGTAATGCTACAAAAATGAATTCATTATCGGATTTATTAGCTATTTCAGATGTAGTTACGCTTCACGTAGATGACAATTCATTAAATAAGAATTACATAGGAGAAAAGGAAATTTCTCAAATGAAGGACGGAGCTCATTTAGTGAATTTATCAAGAGGATTCGTAGTAGATATTCCTGCGTTAACAGAAGCTCTAAAATCAGGTAAACTTGCAGGAGCAGCGGTTGACGTTTATCCAGAAGAACCAAGAAAGAATGGAGAGTTTTATACTGATTTAAAAGGATTATCGAACGTGATTTTAACACCACATGTTGGTGGAAGTACGGAAGAGGCACAAAGAGATATCGCAGATTTTGTTCCTGGTAAAATTATGGCATATATTAATTCAGGAAATACTGTTGATGCAGTAAACTTCCCTAATATTAGATTACCAAAGCAGGAAAATGCTCATCGTTTTTTACACATACATAAAAATGTATCGGGTGTTATGGCTAATATCAATAAAGTAGTTGCTGAGTATGGCTTAAATATTGTTGGTCAGTATTTATCAACTGATTCAAAAGTTGGTTATGTAATTACCGATGTTGATAAGGATTATAATCAAGAAGTAATTCAAGAATTAAAAAATATTGAAGGTACTATTCGATTTAGAGTGTTATATTAA
- the kynU gene encoding kynureninase: MNYQNVIEFAKQLDKEDSLSYLRNEYHIPKDENGNDWLYFTGNSLGLQPKQTQIYIQQELNDWAKYGVEGHFEAKNPWMPYHEFLTDKMANIVGAKPLEVVVMNTLTTNLHLLMVSFYQPTQKKFKIVIESDAFPSDRYAVQSQLKFHGIDPEEGLVEWKPREGEELLNITDLEEILDSQGDEIALLLIGGVNYYTGQYLDLKKIAELGHDKNCIVGIDLAHGAGNIQPNLHDSGVDFAAWCTYKYLNSGPGSLSALFVHEKHAHNRDLPRFAGWWNHNKETRFNMRQPFDVMPGAEGWQLSNPPILSMAAIRSSLDIFDKVGMNALREKSERLTGYFEYLINEIDTDRIKIITPSNPKERGCQLSIQVKKADKTLHQKLTENNIITDWREPDVIRCAPVPMYNSFEDVYRMVSILKTLL; encoded by the coding sequence ATGAACTACCAAAATGTAATAGAATTTGCCAAGCAACTCGATAAAGAAGATTCGTTGTCTTATTTACGCAATGAGTACCATATTCCCAAAGACGAAAATGGTAACGATTGGTTATATTTTACTGGAAATTCTTTAGGTTTACAACCCAAACAAACACAAATATATATTCAGCAAGAATTAAATGATTGGGCAAAATACGGTGTAGAAGGACATTTCGAAGCCAAGAATCCATGGATGCCATACCATGAGTTTTTAACTGATAAAATGGCAAATATTGTTGGAGCTAAACCATTGGAGGTAGTTGTAATGAATACATTAACAACGAATCTACATTTATTAATGGTTTCTTTTTATCAACCAACTCAAAAGAAATTCAAAATCGTAATTGAAAGCGATGCTTTTCCTTCGGATAGATATGCAGTACAGTCTCAATTAAAGTTTCATGGAATTGATCCAGAAGAAGGATTGGTTGAATGGAAACCACGAGAAGGTGAAGAATTACTGAATATAACCGATTTAGAAGAAATTTTAGATTCTCAAGGTGATGAGATTGCGCTACTCCTAATAGGAGGAGTAAATTACTATACTGGTCAATATTTAGATTTAAAAAAAATAGCAGAATTGGGTCATGATAAAAATTGTATAGTGGGAATAGATTTGGCTCATGGAGCTGGAAATATTCAGCCAAATTTACATGATAGTGGAGTAGATTTTGCGGCTTGGTGCACTTATAAATATTTAAATTCAGGTCCAGGAAGTTTATCTGCATTGTTTGTTCACGAAAAGCACGCACATAACAGGGATTTACCTCGTTTTGCAGGATGGTGGAATCATAATAAAGAGACTAGATTTAATATGCGTCAACCATTTGATGTAATGCCTGGAGCAGAAGGTTGGCAATTGTCTAATCCACCAATATTATCAATGGCAGCAATTCGTTCTTCTTTGGACATATTTGATAAAGTTGGCATGAATGCTTTAAGAGAAAAATCTGAAAGGTTGACAGGTTATTTTGAATATTTAATTAATGAAATAGATACAGACAGAATAAAGATAATTACTCCTTCAAATCCTAAAGAAAGAGGTTGTCAACTATCAATTCAAGTAAAAAAAGCAGATAAAACTTTACACCAAAAACTTACTGAAAATAATATTATTACCGATTGGAGAGAACCAGATGTAATTCGTTGTGCACCTGTGCCAATGTATAATAGTTTCGAAGATGTGTATAGAATGGTAAGTATTTTAAAAACATTATTGTAA
- a CDS encoding FAD-dependent oxidoreductase, with protein MNKQDKILIVGAGLCGSLLALRLAQRGFQVEVYESRPDLRRVDISAGRSINLALSDRGFKALRLAGVEEKAREICIPMYGRLIHDIEGNTFNSNYSGREGEYINSISRQDLNSLLLDEAEKHENVNIHFNNKCLSIDIENTTAHFKNYDTEEEFSVDAEVIFGADGAGSILRKSYYLERKFLFSFSQEYLSHGYKELEIPADKNGNHQISKDHLHIWPRGKYMLIALPNLDGSFTVTLFLSYEEGEYNFENLKTEEKVTEFFETQFPDALALIPNIKDEFFNNPTGPLGTVKCSPWVYQNKTLLIGDAAHAIVPFYGQGMNASFEDVGVFDAILDEVEGDWDEVFKVYQKTRKKDTDAIADLAIDNYYEMRDHVANSLFKQKRILEMDLEKHFPKDYYSKYSLVTFNENIGYNEALKKGRAQDKALLNLIADEAVSTSENMSLEDLKTVLEKVQDETNDILEEDRVAGLK; from the coding sequence ATGAATAAACAAGATAAAATATTAATTGTAGGAGCAGGATTGTGTGGAAGTTTATTAGCATTACGATTGGCTCAACGCGGATTTCAGGTCGAGGTTTACGAAAGCAGACCTGATTTAAGAAGAGTGGATATATCAGCGGGGCGTTCTATTAATCTAGCATTGTCTGATCGAGGATTTAAAGCTTTAAGATTAGCTGGTGTTGAGGAAAAGGCTCGTGAAATATGTATTCCTATGTATGGTAGATTAATTCATGATATCGAAGGGAATACATTTAATTCAAATTATTCTGGTAGAGAAGGTGAGTATATTAATTCTATTTCGCGACAAGATTTAAACTCGCTTTTGCTAGATGAAGCAGAGAAGCATGAAAATGTAAATATTCATTTTAATAACAAATGTTTGTCCATCGATATTGAAAATACAACTGCTCATTTTAAAAATTACGATACAGAAGAGGAGTTTTCTGTGGATGCTGAGGTGATTTTTGGAGCTGATGGAGCGGGTTCAATCCTAAGAAAAAGTTACTATCTAGAACGTAAGTTTTTATTTAGTTTCAGTCAAGAATATTTATCTCATGGTTATAAAGAGTTAGAAATTCCAGCTGATAAAAATGGAAATCATCAAATTAGTAAAGATCATTTACATATTTGGCCAAGAGGAAAGTATATGTTAATTGCTTTACCGAACTTGGATGGTAGTTTTACGGTTACTTTATTTTTAAGTTATGAAGAAGGTGAATATAATTTCGAAAATTTAAAAACAGAGGAAAAAGTAACAGAGTTTTTTGAAACTCAGTTTCCCGATGCTTTAGCTTTGATTCCAAATATTAAAGATGAGTTTTTTAATAATCCAACAGGTCCGTTAGGAACTGTAAAATGTTCTCCTTGGGTGTATCAAAATAAAACATTGTTAATTGGCGATGCTGCGCATGCAATTGTACCTTTTTACGGTCAAGGAATGAATGCTTCTTTTGAAGATGTCGGTGTTTTTGATGCTATTTTAGATGAAGTTGAAGGTGATTGGGATGAAGTATTTAAGGTATATCAAAAAACTAGAAAGAAAGATACCGATGCTATAGCGGATTTAGCCATAGATAATTATTATGAAATGAGAGATCACGTGGCAAATTCATTATTTAAGCAAAAGAGAATCTTAGAAATGGACTTGGAAAAGCATTTTCCGAAAGACTATTATTCTAAATATTCTCTGGTTACATTTAACGAAAATATTGGATATAATGAGGCTTTGAAAAAAGGTAGAGCTCAAGATAAAGCTTTACTCAATTTAATAGCTGATGAAGCGGTTTCAACATCTGAAAATATGTCTTTAGAAGATTTGAAAACAGTTCTTGAAAAAGTTCAAGATGAAACCAACGATATTTTAGAAGAAGATAGAGTAGCAGGACTTAAATAA
- a CDS encoding DUF1697 domain-containing protein: MNTYIVLLRGINVSGKNKLPMKDLREMLEKMKFKNVLTYIQSGNILLQSNSSKSEIAQSIHESINTKFGYSIPVIIRTPEEWNRAIDNYPFSLENEKIVAFSFLENGVGLEEIEVKGINDDQYKIVNDVVYLYCPSGFGKTKLTNNIIEKKLEVAATTRNLKTTLKMLELSKEVN; this comes from the coding sequence ATGAATACATATATTGTTTTATTAAGGGGAATCAATGTTTCTGGTAAGAATAAATTACCAATGAAAGATTTGAGAGAGATGTTAGAAAAAATGAAATTTAAAAACGTTTTAACTTACATTCAAAGCGGAAATATTTTATTACAATCTAATTCTTCAAAGAGCGAAATAGCTCAAAGTATTCATGAATCAATTAACACAAAATTTGGTTATAGTATTCCAGTAATTATTAGAACTCCTGAAGAATGGAACAGGGCAATTGATAATTATCCGTTTTCATTAGAAAATGAAAAAATAGTGGCTTTTAGTTTTTTAGAAAATGGAGTCGGTCTTGAGGAAATTGAAGTGAAAGGAATCAATGATGATCAATATAAAATAGTGAATGATGTAGTGTATCTTTATTGTCCTTCTGGCTTTGGGAAAACTAAACTAACAAATAATATTATAGAGAAAAAATTAGAAGTTGCAGCAACTACACGTAATTTAAAAACTACGTTGAAAATGTTGGAACTCTCAAAAGAAGTAAACTAA
- a CDS encoding RidA family protein: protein MEKKVTPRGAYPHVKVVGDFIFVSGTSSRRPDNSIAGVELIDEMNTKKLDIEIQTREVLKNIDRNLQTIGASLKDVVDVTTFLVNMNDFAGYNKAYGEFFEKETGPTRTTVAVHQLPHPDLVVEIKVTAYKKQ from the coding sequence ATGGAAAAAAAGGTAACACCAAGAGGAGCATACCCACATGTTAAAGTGGTAGGGGATTTTATATTTGTTTCTGGAACCAGTTCAAGACGACCTGATAATTCAATTGCAGGAGTTGAGTTGATTGATGAAATGAATACGAAGAAATTGGATATCGAAATTCAAACTAGAGAGGTATTAAAAAATATTGACCGAAATTTACAAACCATTGGAGCAAGTTTAAAAGATGTTGTTGATGTTACGACGTTTCTAGTGAATATGAATGATTTTGCAGGTTATAATAAAGCTTACGGAGAGTTTTTTGAGAAAGAAACCGGACCAACAAGAACTACAGTTGCAGTACATCAATTACCACATCCTGATTTGGTTGTTGAAATAAAAGTAACAGCTTATAAAAAGCAATAA
- a CDS encoding phytanoyl-CoA dioxygenase family protein, producing MINNNLHKNELQYNGFSISERIFSKSELNQMILALGENGKSFAVRQLVEKCPEILNLIFQNKVFKELYSDLCGMEYFLTKAIFFNKPKMSNWFVSYHQDLSISVKNKSNEEGFQNWTVKDNQLGVIPPKQILNNTVTMRIHLDRTDESNGALKVIPKSHSKGIIRIDESFKINNYEKEFLCEVEEGGVMIMKPLLLHASERSVSNFDRRVIHLEFCNTDVPMEWLEKKII from the coding sequence TTGATAAATAATAATCTACATAAAAACGAACTTCAATACAATGGTTTTTCAATTTCTGAAAGGATATTCTCCAAGTCAGAATTGAATCAAATGATTTTGGCATTGGGAGAAAATGGTAAGAGTTTTGCAGTTCGCCAATTAGTAGAAAAATGTCCAGAAATTCTTAATCTTATATTTCAAAATAAAGTTTTTAAAGAACTTTATAGTGATTTATGTGGAATGGAATATTTTTTAACTAAAGCTATATTTTTTAATAAGCCTAAAATGTCAAATTGGTTTGTTAGTTATCATCAAGATTTAAGTATTAGCGTAAAAAATAAAAGTAACGAAGAAGGTTTTCAAAATTGGACAGTAAAAGATAACCAACTAGGAGTCATTCCACCTAAACAAATTCTTAATAATACTGTTACAATGAGAATTCATTTGGATAGAACTGATGAATCTAATGGAGCATTAAAGGTAATTCCTAAAAGTCATAGTAAAGGAATTATAAGGATAGATGAATCTTTTAAAATTAATAATTATGAAAAAGAATTCTTATGTGAGGTTGAAGAAGGTGGGGTCATGATAATGAAACCATTATTACTGCATGCTTCGGAAAGATCTGTTTCAAATTTTGATAGGAGAGTTATTCACTTAGAATTTTGTAATACTGATGTTCCTATGGAATGGTTAGAAAAGAAAATCATTTAA
- a CDS encoding aldehyde dehydrogenase, whose amino-acid sequence MNIKNYINGEFVNPIKNQWIDNYNPSIGEVYGKIPNSSEEDVEKAYQAAKNAFPSWSKTTLNERSAILSKISFLIKDKLEFLAKAESKDNGKPLTLAKAVDIPRASSNFQFFANAITQFASEAHESVGLNAVNLTLRHPIGVVGCISPWNLPLYLFTWKIAPAIAAGNCVVAKPSEVTPMTAFLLGEICNEAGLPKGVLNIVHGLGSTTGQAIVSHPNIKAISFTGGTSTGARIARIAAPMFKKLSLELGGKNPNIIFADCDYDKMLETTVKSSFANQGQICLCGSRIFVEESIFDRFKVDFIKKVSNLKVGIPVDPETNVGALVSKSHLEKVNSYIAIAEAEGGEILFGGHEVNVEGGENGYYLQPTIIEVKSNKCKLNQEEIFGPVVTIMSFKNEEEALTLANDVPYGLSATLWTNDLNRTMTMTQEIQAGIVWVNTWLMRDLRTPFGGIKSSGVGREGGFEALRFFSEPKNICIEYK is encoded by the coding sequence ATGAATATTAAAAATTATATAAACGGAGAGTTCGTAAATCCAATAAAAAATCAATGGATAGACAATTACAATCCATCTATTGGTGAGGTTTATGGGAAAATTCCAAATTCTTCAGAAGAGGATGTAGAAAAGGCGTATCAAGCTGCTAAAAATGCTTTTCCGTCTTGGTCGAAAACTACTTTAAATGAAAGAAGTGCAATTTTGTCCAAAATTTCTTTTCTTATAAAGGATAAATTAGAATTTTTAGCAAAAGCTGAATCAAAAGATAATGGAAAACCATTAACACTGGCAAAAGCTGTTGATATTCCTCGAGCTTCTTCAAATTTTCAATTCTTTGCTAATGCAATAACGCAATTTGCTTCTGAAGCTCATGAAAGTGTTGGTTTAAATGCTGTAAATTTAACATTACGTCATCCCATTGGAGTTGTTGGATGTATTTCACCATGGAATTTACCATTATACTTATTTACTTGGAAAATAGCTCCGGCTATTGCAGCAGGAAACTGTGTTGTGGCAAAACCAAGTGAAGTTACTCCGATGACAGCTTTTTTATTGGGTGAAATTTGTAATGAAGCAGGTTTACCTAAAGGAGTATTAAATATTGTTCATGGTTTAGGAAGTACTACTGGACAAGCAATTGTTTCACATCCAAATATAAAGGCCATTTCTTTTACAGGAGGAACGTCTACAGGAGCACGTATAGCCAGAATTGCAGCACCAATGTTTAAAAAACTTTCTCTGGAGTTAGGTGGTAAAAATCCAAATATCATATTTGCTGATTGTGATTATGATAAAATGTTAGAAACCACAGTAAAATCTTCCTTTGCTAATCAAGGACAAATTTGTTTATGCGGAAGCAGAATTTTTGTTGAAGAGTCAATATTTGATAGGTTTAAGGTCGATTTTATAAAAAAGGTAAGTAACTTGAAAGTTGGTATTCCTGTTGATCCAGAGACGAATGTTGGGGCTTTAGTTTCGAAATCACATCTAGAAAAAGTAAATTCTTATATTGCCATCGCGGAAGCCGAAGGCGGAGAAATATTATTTGGAGGTCACGAAGTGAATGTGGAAGGAGGAGAAAACGGATATTATTTACAACCAACGATAATTGAAGTAAAAAGTAATAAGTGTAAATTGAATCAAGAGGAGATATTTGGTCCAGTTGTGACAATTATGTCTTTCAAGAATGAAGAGGAAGCTTTAACTTTGGCTAATGACGTTCCTTATGGTTTGTCGGCAACATTATGGACAAACGATTTAAATAGAACAATGACAATGACACAGGAGATACAAGCTGGAATTGTTTGGGTAAACACTTGGTTAATGAGAGATTTAAGAACTCCTTTTGGAGGAATTAAATCAAGTGGAGTAGGTAGAGAAGGAGGTTTCGAAGCTCTTCGTTTTTTTTCGGAACCTAAAAATATATGTATAGAATACAAATAA
- a CDS encoding PsbP-related protein, producing the protein MKERLFFTFFIISIALIGQKDIDIYKGDNYFIAYPKDWELKKSNKNGIQFILYSKEQAADPFRENISLVIQNVKEGTTLESQIELVEAELRNVMKTSKVTVNTFDKIKKRHEIVYSVNISAAYLKVKQHFYLNENKLYILTFTALQKSYDDYKKRANSILDSFKFKPVSAKKWN; encoded by the coding sequence ATGAAAGAAAGATTATTTTTTACGTTTTTTATAATTTCAATAGCATTAATCGGTCAAAAAGATATTGATATTTATAAAGGTGATAATTATTTTATCGCATATCCTAAAGATTGGGAATTAAAAAAGTCCAATAAAAATGGAATTCAGTTTATACTTTACTCTAAAGAACAGGCCGCAGATCCTTTTAGAGAAAATATTAGTTTAGTAATTCAAAACGTAAAAGAAGGTACAACATTAGAGTCACAAATCGAATTGGTTGAAGCTGAGCTTAGAAATGTAATGAAAACATCTAAAGTGACTGTAAATACTTTTGATAAGATTAAGAAAAGGCATGAGATCGTATACTCTGTAAATATTTCTGCGGCATATTTAAAGGTAAAGCAACATTTCTATTTAAATGAAAATAAACTCTATATCCTAACATTTACAGCACTTCAGAAATCTTATGATGATTATAAGAAAAGAGCGAATAGTATTTTAGATAGTTTTAAATTTAAACCGGTTTCGGCTAAGAAATGGAATTAA
- a CDS encoding SDR family oxidoreductase has protein sequence MELNIEGKNALVCGSTQGIGKATAISLAEEGVNVTLVARNEEKLKAVLSELPNLNQNHSYIVADFTKPEELKEKIKASNGEFHILINNTGGPAGGPVFFADLEEFDRAFTMHLKCNHLLVQAVVPFMKKERYGRVINVISTSVKQPLDGLGVSNTIRGAVANWSKTMANELGQFGITVNNVLPGATATERLNEIINNKSKKTGKTVKEVTETMKNAAPAKRFAQPEEVANAIVFLASERASFINGINVPVDGGRTKSL, from the coding sequence ATGGAATTAAATATTGAAGGAAAAAATGCCCTAGTGTGTGGAAGCACTCAAGGAATCGGAAAGGCAACAGCAATTAGTTTAGCAGAAGAAGGAGTGAACGTTACTTTGGTAGCTAGAAATGAAGAGAAACTTAAAGCTGTTTTAAGTGAATTACCAAATTTAAATCAGAACCATTCTTATATAGTTGCTGATTTTACTAAACCAGAAGAGTTAAAAGAGAAAATTAAAGCTTCAAATGGTGAATTTCATATTTTGATTAATAACACAGGAGGACCCGCAGGTGGTCCAGTTTTTTTCGCTGATTTAGAAGAGTTCGATAGAGCGTTTACAATGCACTTAAAATGTAACCATCTTTTAGTTCAAGCTGTTGTTCCATTTATGAAAAAGGAGCGCTACGGAAGAGTAATAAATGTAATTTCTACTTCTGTAAAACAACCACTGGATGGATTAGGCGTTTCAAATACAATTCGTGGAGCAGTTGCAAATTGGTCCAAAACCATGGCAAACGAATTAGGGCAATTTGGTATAACAGTTAACAATGTATTACCAGGCGCAACAGCTACTGAGAGGTTAAATGAAATTATCAATAATAAATCAAAAAAGACAGGAAAGACTGTTAAAGAAGTTACTGAAACTATGAAGAATGCAGCTCCTGCTAAACGTTTTGCTCAGCCTGAAGAGGTTGCTAACGCAATTGTGTTTCTAGCGAGTGAAAGGGCAAGTTTTATAAACGGAATAAATGTCCCTGTTGATGGAGGAAGAACAAAATCACTATAA
- a CDS encoding 3-hydroxyanthranilate 3,4-dioxygenase, whose amino-acid sequence MNLVQPLNFKKWIDEHRHLLKPPVGNKQVWDNGEYIVMVVGGPNSRKDYHYNETPEFFYQVEGDMVLKIIDDKGEMVDVKINEGDIYLLPARVPHSPQRKENTVGLVIEYPRSEGMLDALEWYCENCGTPLYREKFALDNIETDMPIIFDKYYSDKEKCTCSNCGTVMEAPKKIK is encoded by the coding sequence ATGAATTTAGTACAGCCTCTTAATTTTAAAAAATGGATTGATGAACATCGTCATTTATTGAAGCCACCAGTAGGAAATAAACAAGTTTGGGATAATGGAGAGTATATTGTTATGGTTGTTGGCGGTCCTAACAGTAGAAAAGATTATCATTATAACGAAACTCCTGAGTTCTTTTATCAAGTTGAAGGAGACATGGTTCTAAAAATTATTGACGATAAAGGTGAAATGGTTGATGTTAAAATCAATGAGGGAGATATTTATTTGTTACCAGCAAGAGTACCACATTCACCACAAAGAAAAGAAAACACAGTTGGATTAGTAATTGAATATCCTAGGTCTGAAGGAATGCTAGATGCTTTAGAGTGGTATTGTGAAAATTGTGGAACTCCACTTTATCGAGAGAAATTTGCGCTTGATAATATTGAAACTGACATGCCAATTATTTTTGATAAGTATTACTCGGATAAAGAAAAATGTACTTGCTCTAATTGTGGAACTGTAATGGAAGCTCCGAAGAAAATTAAATGA
- a CDS encoding PaaI family thioesterase, with the protein MIEEVKGSFEKQGFMKTLGAEIVHLEEGLVKIRCKKQESLLQQHGFFHAGVLTSLMDSACGYAALSTMSKGSDVLSVEFKTNLMRPAKSDVIIATGTVIKSGKTLVFCEAKMTDEKEETIFATLQGTMICLKN; encoded by the coding sequence ATGATAGAGGAAGTAAAAGGTAGTTTCGAGAAACAAGGTTTTATGAAAACCTTAGGAGCAGAAATTGTTCACTTGGAAGAAGGTTTGGTGAAAATCCGATGTAAAAAACAAGAAAGTTTATTACAACAACATGGTTTTTTCCACGCAGGAGTACTTACAAGTTTAATGGATTCAGCTTGTGGTTATGCTGCCTTATCAACTATGTCAAAAGGATCGGATGTTCTTTCTGTAGAATTTAAAACGAACCTGATGAGACCAGCGAAGTCAGATGTAATTATTGCTACAGGAACTGTAATAAAAAGCGGAAAGACATTAGTTTTTTGTGAAGCTAAAATGACAGATGAAAAAGAAGAAACTATATTTGCTACGCTACAAGGAACTATGATCTGCTTAAAAAACTGA